From the genome of Papaver somniferum cultivar HN1 chromosome 2, ASM357369v1, whole genome shotgun sequence, one region includes:
- the LOC113349959 gene encoding AT-hook motif nuclear-localized protein 20-like yields the protein MANRWWTGPVGLPGMEPSSVSVSPGMKKRDPDGGDEEEERENEDEQRDDQGAVEVGSRRPRGRPPGSKNKPKPPIFVTRDSPNALRSHVMEIAGGADVAESVAQFARRRQRGVYVLSGSGAVVNVTLRQPAAPGAVVALPGRFEILSLAGSYLPGRAPPGATGLTVYLAGGQGQVVGGCVVGTLTASGPVMVIAATFGNATYERLPLEEAEHNNQQDHEEAGSGGCGGQGLENSPPAVGSSGSQQQQLPDLSTQMPVYNLSPNLLANNNNASGAQLNHDAYAWAHARPPF from the coding sequence ATGGCAAATCGATGGTGGACTGGACCGGTAGGGTTACCTGGGATGGAACCCTCATCAGTATCAGTTTCACCAGGGATGAAGAAACGAGATCCCGATgggggtgatgaagaagaagagagagaaaatgaagatgaacaaagagatgatcaaggtGCAGTTGAAGTTGGAAGTCGTCGACCAAGAGGTAGACCACCAGGTTCAAAAAACAAGCCGAAACCGCCAATATTCGTCACCCGAGATAGTCCAAACGCTCTTCGTAGTCATGTAATGGAAATAGCTGGTGGAGCTGACGTAGCTGAAAGCGTTGCACAATTTGCAAGAAGACGTCAACGAGGAGTTTATGTGTTGAGTGGAAGTGGTGCAGTTGTTAATGTAACCTTAAGACAACCAGCTGCACCAGGTGCAGTTGTAGCATTACCGGGTCGATTCGAGATTTTATCATTGGCTGGTTCTTATTTGCCTGGACGTGCTCCTCCTGGTGCTACAGGATTGACAGTTTACTTAGCTGGTGGCCAAGGTCAAGTAGTGGGTGGATGTGTTGTTGGAACACTTACAGCGTCTGGTCCTGTTATGGTCATAGCAGCAACATTTGGAAATGCAACGTATGAGAGGTTGCCATTAGAAGAAGCAGAGCATAACAATCAGCAAGATcatgaagaagcaggaagcggcgGCTGTGGAGGACAAGGATTGGAAAATTCACCTCCTGCAGTGGGTAGTAGTGGAAGTCAACAGCAACAACTGCCTGATCTGTCAACCCAGATGCCAGTTTACAATCTGTCCCCAAATCTGCTTGCAAACAATAATAATGCTAGTGGTGCCCAATTGAACCATGACGCTTATGCTTGGGCACATGCACGTCCACCTTTCTGA